Proteins found in one Rhodobacteraceae bacterium D3-12 genomic segment:
- a CDS encoding DUF1311 domain-containing protein gives MKHALIALVFCAPASFAAAQDMQFSTAKLESCLGLTSDPSKEMLHCVGKAAAACMEATEGGYSTAGMVGCLDAEAQWWDRKLNQTYGEVMAAAKEMDRGKPDYAPSRVEALRAMQRAWIPYRDAKCAFARSEWGGGTGAGPAGVSCLLEETASQTLYLNASLGLG, from the coding sequence GTGAAACACGCGTTGATCGCGTTGGTTTTCTGCGCGCCGGCCAGTTTTGCCGCCGCGCAGGATATGCAGTTCAGCACCGCGAAGCTGGAGAGCTGTCTTGGGCTGACAAGTGATCCGAGCAAGGAGATGCTGCATTGCGTGGGCAAGGCGGCCGCGGCCTGTATGGAGGCCACCGAGGGTGGGTATTCTACCGCCGGGATGGTTGGTTGTCTGGATGCGGAGGCGCAATGGTGGGACCGCAAGTTGAACCAGACCTATGGCGAGGTCATGGCGGCGGCCAAGGAGATGGACCGCGGCAAGCCAGACTATGCGCCGAGCCGGGTTGAGGCTTTGCGCGCGATGCAGCGGGCGTGGATCCCTTACCGCGATGCGAAATGCGCTTTTGCCCGCTCGGAATGGGGTGGCGGCACGGGGGCAGGGCCTGCGGGGGTGAGCTGTTTGCTGGAGGAGACAGCGAGCCAAACATTGTATCTGAATGCGTCTTTGGGCTTGGGCTGA
- a CDS encoding winged helix DNA-binding protein: protein MTGYLEALSLVERLHRLLLDVIKDEFERVGVLEINAVQALLLFNIGDNEVTAGELKSRGYYQGSNVSYNLKKLVEMGYMHHQRCEVDRRSVRVRLTASGREICETVGKLFGRHAEGLIRKGVLSHEGLDDITTALRRVERYWTDQIRYIY from the coding sequence ATGACCGGCTACCTTGAGGCGCTGTCTCTGGTGGAACGATTGCACCGGCTTTTGCTGGATGTGATCAAGGATGAGTTCGAGCGGGTCGGGGTGTTGGAAATCAACGCCGTACAGGCGCTTTTGCTCTTCAACATCGGCGATAACGAGGTGACGGCGGGCGAATTGAAATCGCGCGGCTATTACCAGGGCTCCAACGTCAGCTATAATCTCAAAAAGCTGGTCGAGATGGGGTATATGCACCATCAGCGATGCGAGGTTGACCGCCGGTCCGTGCGCGTCAGGCTTACGGCGAGCGGGCGCGAGATTTGCGAGACGGTTGGTAAATTGTTCGGCCGCCATGCCGAAGGGCTGATCCGTAAAGGCGTGCTGAGCCATGAGGGGCTGGATGATATCACCACGGCCTTGCGCCGGGTTGAGCGGTATTGGACCGATCAGATCCGCTATATCTATTGA
- a CDS encoding thymidylate synthase, which yields MKHSVLLGASLALLVACGSTNPFMEVGDGTDAGGDIVSANQLPEIVRGDVHRIIYAPGDGTITIEGIALDESQISSIYTRNAAFDRPGYQAYVAQDDQLDRQSIAFLRQTGNSGAVRGGVVVTGGQFNRVIAGNFVERDGNYTPPSADLVQDGSPDTGLVSYAGTYVGLTNGGPELPVTDPTIPTEIRPNQPRVVTGNVFINADFAQNRINGAITDRTRTLASGGGDLSLPSIALIVTDIAADGTFEGSVEYSIKQAPGTPGDYSGVVDSSIGDYGGILGGPNAEGIGGAVVLKEYDGPNDALGIKGELEWGAFVLDQCGTPANTGGNCTTVDPQ from the coding sequence ATGAAACATTCCGTCTTACTCGGCGCCAGCCTTGCGTTACTCGTCGCTTGCGGCAGCACCAACCCCTTCATGGAGGTGGGCGACGGCACTGATGCTGGCGGCGACATCGTATCAGCCAACCAGCTGCCCGAAATCGTGCGCGGCGATGTGCATCGTATTATTTACGCGCCGGGCGACGGGACAATCACGATCGAAGGTATCGCGCTCGATGAAAGCCAAATCTCGAGCATTTATACCCGCAACGCCGCCTTTGACCGCCCCGGATATCAGGCTTACGTCGCTCAGGATGACCAACTTGATCGTCAGTCCATCGCCTTCCTGCGCCAAACCGGAAATTCAGGCGCGGTGCGTGGCGGTGTTGTTGTCACCGGCGGACAGTTCAATCGCGTCATTGCCGGCAACTTCGTAGAACGTGACGGCAATTACACACCACCATCGGCCGACTTAGTTCAGGATGGCTCACCTGATACAGGTCTCGTTTCCTATGCCGGCACCTATGTCGGGCTGACCAATGGCGGACCGGAACTGCCTGTAACCGACCCCACCATTCCGACAGAGATCAGGCCAAACCAGCCCAGGGTCGTGACGGGCAATGTGTTTATCAACGCCGACTTCGCTCAAAACAGAATTAACGGTGCAATCACCGACAGGACTAGAACTTTGGCTAGCGGCGGCGGCGATCTCAGCCTCCCCTCAATCGCATTGATCGTGACAGATATTGCTGCAGACGGAACATTCGAAGGATCAGTCGAATACTCGATCAAACAAGCGCCAGGAACTCCGGGCGATTATTCGGGAGTCGTAGATTCCAGCATAGGTGACTATGGCGGCATTCTTGGCGGCCCCAATGCCGAAGGTATCGGCGGGGCAGTCGTTCTGAAGGAATATGACGGTCCGAACGATGCCCTCGGAATAAAAGGCGAACTGGAATGGGGCGCCTTCGTTCTGGATCAATGCGGAACCCCTGCCAACACGGGCGGAAATTGCACCACAGTCGACCCCCAGTGA
- a CDS encoding SDR family oxidoreductase, whose protein sequence is MSEQAERFERVIAPGRVAVVTGAALGIGRALVGELAARGMRVVAVDVDAAALAECAGEAEAHAGGDVRTVVCDVSDAAALRALAEEVGPVSLLVNNAVTRAGRGFDAPLEEWRQAVDVNLFGVINGVRAFLPEMGEAMIVNLGSKQGITNPPGHPVYNLTKAAVKSYSESLEHELRSKGGAVSVHLLVPGWTTTGRAEHKPGAWLPTQVVAHLMAALERGDFYVICPDGEVSEDMDRARIQWGAGDVTENRPPLSRWHPDWAERAKWGMGE, encoded by the coding sequence ATGTCTGAGCAGGCGGAACGGTTTGAACGGGTGATTGCGCCGGGCCGCGTTGCGGTTGTGACCGGAGCGGCGCTGGGCATCGGGCGGGCATTGGTGGGCGAGTTGGCGGCGCGCGGGATGCGGGTTGTTGCGGTTGATGTGGATGCGGCGGCGCTGGCAGAATGCGCCGGGGAGGCCGAGGCGCACGCTGGCGGAGATGTGCGCACGGTGGTCTGTGATGTGTCCGATGCGGCGGCTCTGCGCGCTTTGGCAGAAGAGGTCGGGCCGGTGAGCCTGTTGGTGAACAACGCCGTGACGCGGGCCGGTCGCGGGTTTGATGCGCCGTTGGAAGAATGGCGGCAGGCGGTGGATGTAAACCTGTTTGGCGTGATCAACGGGGTCAGGGCATTTTTGCCGGAGATGGGCGAGGCGATGATCGTCAACCTTGGCTCGAAACAGGGGATCACCAACCCGCCGGGGCATCCGGTTTACAACCTGACTAAGGCGGCGGTGAAGAGTTATTCCGAAAGTTTGGAACATGAGTTGCGCAGCAAAGGCGGCGCGGTGAGCGTGCATCTTCTGGTGCCGGGTTGGACCACCACGGGGCGGGCCGAGCATAAGCCGGGCGCGTGGTTGCCCACGCAGGTGGTGGCGCATCTTATGGCGGCGCTGGAGCGGGGGGATTTCTATGTCATCTGCCCGGATGGCGAGGTCAGCGAAGACATGGACCGCGCCCGTATTCAATGGGGCGCGGGCGATGTGACCGAGAACCGCCCGCCCTTGTCACGCTGGCATCCTGATTGGGCCGAGCGGGCGAAGTGGGGGATGGGCGAATGA
- a CDS encoding nuclear transport factor 2 family protein produces the protein MSRTEAETRARDWCAAWNARDLDAVMAHYAEGVELCSPLVVERFGRTDGWLRGKGEVRAYFARGMANPDLRFAFEEVRLGVNAVIVLYRRENGMRVADANELDDAGLIKRMVAGYGGGESDV, from the coding sequence ATGTCGCGGACAGAAGCCGAAACCCGCGCGCGCGATTGGTGCGCCGCGTGGAACGCGCGCGATCTTGACGCGGTGATGGCGCATTACGCCGAGGGTGTTGAGCTATGCTCGCCCTTGGTGGTCGAACGGTTTGGTCGCACCGATGGCTGGTTGCGCGGCAAGGGCGAGGTTCGCGCGTATTTTGCCCGTGGTATGGCCAATCCGGACCTGCGGTTCGCGTTTGAGGAAGTGCGGCTGGGCGTGAACGCGGTGATCGTGCTGTATCGGCGGGAAAACGGGATGCGTGTGGCGGATGCAAACGAGCTTGATGACGCGGGGCTGATCAAGCGCATGGTCGCAGGTTACGGTGGAGGAGAGAGCGATGTCTGA
- a CDS encoding O-acetyl-ADP-ribose deacetylase, whose translation MIEVWRGDITTLAVDAIVNAANSTLLGGGGVDGAIHRAAGPELLAECRGLGGCEVGEAKVTAAYGLPARRVIHTVGPVWRGGTQGEADLLASCYRACLQVARQEGLESLAFPAISTGVYGYPSDAAARIAVRALKDAPERVVLVAFDATSETALRSALEEAG comes from the coding sequence GTGATCGAGGTTTGGCGCGGAGACATAACCACGCTTGCCGTGGATGCGATTGTGAATGCGGCCAACTCCACATTGCTTGGCGGTGGTGGCGTGGACGGCGCGATCCATCGCGCGGCGGGGCCGGAGTTATTGGCGGAGTGTCGCGGGCTTGGCGGGTGTGAAGTTGGTGAGGCCAAGGTGACGGCGGCCTATGGGTTGCCCGCGCGCCGGGTGATCCACACCGTCGGGCCGGTTTGGCGCGGCGGGACGCAGGGCGAGGCGGATTTGTTGGCGTCATGCTATCGCGCGTGTTTGCAGGTGGCGCGGCAGGAGGGCTTGGAGAGCCTTGCCTTTCCGGCGATTTCCACCGGGGTGTATGGCTATCCCAGCGATGCCGCAGCGCGGATTGCGGTGCGGGCGTTGAAGGATGCGCCGGAGCGCGTTGTGCTGGTGGCGTTTGATGCGACCAGCGAGACGGCGCTGCGCTCTGCGCTGGAGGAGGCGGGATGA
- a CDS encoding MATE family efflux transporter, with product MSERMTYSGHLRAVLKLGVPLVGGNLAQFGITITDTVMLGWYDVEALAAQVLGGMVFFVLFIFGSGLALAVMPAVAEAEATGDATRVRRVTRMGLWASVAFALACFPAFIFARALLEALGQAPVMVELAAQYLEIAGFAIVFALAGMVLKSYLSALEHTLVVLWATVAAAVLNAVLNYALIFGNWGAPELGIRGAAVASFVVQVLLLVILLAYILRVVPQHHLFQRLWKIDGEAMGLVVRLGLPIGLTSLAEVSLFAASSVMMGWLGTAQLAAHGIALQISSATFMVHLALSSAATVRAGRALGRRDPEGLKRGGIVVVAVSMLAALASVVLFLTVPGWLVGLFLAPDDPARGAVLAIGVALMAAAALFQLVDAAQVMALGLLRGVMDTRVPMMMAVLAYWVIGVPTSYALGFPLGYGGVGIWLGLAIGLAVAAALLMWRFWRVSLARALPEA from the coding sequence ATGAGCGAGAGGATGACATATAGCGGGCATTTGCGCGCGGTGCTGAAGCTTGGCGTTCCGCTCGTCGGGGGCAATCTCGCGCAATTTGGGATCACGATCACCGATACGGTGATGCTCGGCTGGTATGATGTCGAGGCGCTGGCCGCGCAAGTCCTTGGCGGGATGGTGTTTTTCGTGCTCTTCATCTTTGGCTCGGGGCTTGCTCTGGCGGTGATGCCAGCGGTTGCCGAAGCCGAGGCGACGGGTGATGCGACCCGCGTGCGCCGGGTCACGCGCATGGGGCTTTGGGCCTCGGTTGCCTTTGCCTTGGCCTGTTTCCCGGCGTTCATTTTCGCGCGCGCGCTGCTTGAGGCCTTGGGGCAGGCGCCGGTGATGGTCGAGCTTGCGGCGCAATACCTTGAGATTGCGGGCTTTGCGATTGTGTTTGCCCTCGCGGGGATGGTGCTTAAATCCTACCTGTCGGCCTTGGAGCACACGCTGGTCGTGCTTTGGGCCACAGTGGCGGCGGCGGTGCTGAACGCGGTGCTGAACTATGCGTTGATCTTTGGCAACTGGGGCGCGCCCGAGCTTGGCATTCGCGGCGCGGCGGTGGCGTCTTTCGTGGTTCAGGTGCTGCTGCTCGTGATCCTGCTGGCCTATATCCTGCGGGTTGTTCCGCAGCATCACCTGTTCCAGCGGCTGTGGAAAATCGACGGCGAGGCGATGGGTCTCGTGGTGCGCTTGGGCTTGCCGATCGGTTTGACCTCGTTGGCCGAGGTGAGCCTGTTCGCCGCAAGTTCGGTGATGATGGGCTGGCTCGGGACGGCGCAATTGGCGGCGCATGGGATTGCGCTGCAAATCTCCTCGGCGACGTTCATGGTGCATCTGGCGCTGTCAAGCGCGGCGACGGTGCGCGCGGGGCGCGCCTTGGGGCGGCGCGATCCCGAAGGGCTTAAACGCGGCGGCATCGTAGTGGTGGCGGTTTCGATGCTGGCGGCGTTGGCGTCGGTCGTTTTGTTCCTGACGGTGCCGGGCTGGCTGGTCGGGTTGTTCCTTGCGCCCGACGATCCGGCACGCGGCGCGGTGCTGGCGATTGGCGTGGCTCTGATGGCGGCGGCGGCGCTGTTTCAGCTGGTTGATGCGGCGCAGGTCATGGCGCTGGGCCTGCTGCGCGGGGTGATGGACACGCGCGTGCCGATGATGATGGCGGTGCTGGCCTATTGGGTGATCGGCGTCCCGACAAGCTATGCGCTCGGCTTCCCGCTGGGCTATGGCGGGGTTGGCATCTGGCTTGGTCTGGCCATTGGCCTTGCCGTGGCGGCCGCGCTTTTGATGTGGCGCTTCTGGCGCGTCAGCCTTGCGCGTGCCCTGCCTGAGGCGTAA
- a CDS encoding arsenate reductase: MVLYGLKTCDTCRKALKSLDEVEFRDVRSDGVPSDVMARALDKFGDSLVNRRSTTWRNLSENEREEAPVLLLERHPSLMKRPLIEADGVLYLGWDKAVQAALLG; encoded by the coding sequence ATGGTTCTGTATGGGTTGAAGACTTGCGATACCTGTCGCAAGGCGTTGAAATCGCTAGACGAAGTTGAGTTTAGAGATGTCCGCAGCGACGGCGTTCCGAGCGATGTGATGGCGCGGGCGTTGGACAAATTTGGTGACAGTCTGGTGAACCGGCGCTCAACAACTTGGCGGAATTTGAGCGAAAACGAGCGTGAAGAGGCGCCTGTTTTGCTGTTGGAGCGGCATCCGAGCTTGATGAAGCGGCCTTTGATCGAGGCGGACGGGGTGCTTTATCTGGGGTGGGACAAGGCGGTTCAGGCGGCGTTGCTTGGATAA
- a CDS encoding pyridoxal phosphate-dependent aminotransferase: protein MAFLSDTLARVKPSPTIAVSNLAAELKAAGQDVIGLGAGEPDFDTPDHIKAAGIAAINAGKTKYTAVDGIAELKAAICAKFKRDNGLTYEPAQVSVGTGGKQILYNALMATLNPGDEVVIPAPYWVSYPDMVLLAGGTPVTVAATLENNFKLTAEQLESAITPKTKWFIFNSPSNPTGAGYTRDELKALTDVLMRHPHVWVMTDDMYEHLAYDDFTFCTPAEVEPGLYDRTLTCNGVSKAYAMTGWRIGYAAGPKELIAAMRKIQSQSTSNPSSVSQWAAVEALNGPQDFLKEWCVVFQRRRDLVLSMLREIDGMTCPTPEGAFYVYPSITGLIGKTSPKGVKITDDESFSKALLEESGVAVVFGAAFGLSPNFRISYATSDEALTEACTRIQSFCASLT from the coding sequence ATGGCCTTTCTCTCCGACACGCTCGCCCGTGTAAAACCCTCTCCCACCATCGCCGTCTCCAACCTTGCTGCCGAGCTTAAGGCCGCCGGACAAGACGTGATCGGCCTCGGCGCGGGGGAACCTGATTTCGACACGCCCGACCATATCAAGGCCGCAGGCATTGCCGCGATCAATGCGGGCAAAACGAAATACACCGCCGTCGATGGCATCGCCGAGCTTAAGGCCGCGATCTGTGCCAAGTTCAAACGCGACAACGGCCTGACGTATGAGCCCGCGCAAGTCAGCGTTGGCACCGGCGGCAAGCAGATCCTCTATAATGCGCTGATGGCCACACTGAACCCCGGCGACGAGGTGGTGATCCCCGCGCCCTATTGGGTCAGCTACCCGGATATGGTCCTGCTCGCTGGCGGCACGCCGGTCACGGTTGCCGCGACGCTTGAAAACAATTTCAAACTCACAGCCGAGCAGTTGGAAAGCGCGATCACGCCGAAAACCAAGTGGTTCATCTTCAACTCGCCCTCCAACCCGACCGGTGCGGGCTATACCCGCGATGAGCTCAAGGCGCTGACTGATGTGTTGATGCGTCACCCGCATGTCTGGGTGATGACCGACGACATGTACGAGCACCTCGCCTATGACGATTTCACCTTCTGCACTCCGGCCGAAGTGGAACCGGGGCTCTATGATCGCACGCTGACCTGTAATGGCGTGTCCAAAGCCTATGCCATGACCGGCTGGCGCATCGGCTATGCCGCCGGCCCGAAAGAGCTGATCGCGGCGATGCGCAAGATCCAGTCGCAAAGCACCTCGAACCCCTCGTCTGTGTCGCAATGGGCGGCGGTCGAGGCGCTGAACGGTCCGCAGGACTTTCTCAAGGAATGGTGCGTGGTGTTCCAACGGCGGCGCGACCTTGTGCTGTCGATGCTGCGCGAGATCGACGGCATGACCTGCCCCACCCCCGAGGGCGCGTTCTATGTCTATCCGTCGATCACCGGGCTGATCGGGAAAACCTCGCCCAAGGGCGTGAAAATCACCGATGACGAGAGCTTTTCCAAAGCTCTGCTTGAAGAAAGCGGCGTTGCGGTGGTGTTCGGCGCGGCCTTTGGCCTCAGCCCGAATTTCCGGATCAGCTATGCCACTTCGGACGAGGCGCTGACGGAAGCCTGCACGCGGATCCAGAGCTTCTGTGCGTCGTTGACGTAA
- a CDS encoding VOC family protein: protein MHLKYLHTMVRVKDLDKTIAFFELLGMVKTRHYDSEEGRFSLIFMAPPDQPDCPVELTYNWDGDDELPSDSRHFGHLAYEVGNIYDMCQHLADNGVVINRPPRDGRMAFIRSPDNISIELLQEGDALPPAEPWASMGNTGHW, encoded by the coding sequence ATGCATCTGAAATATCTGCACACTATGGTCCGGGTCAAAGACCTCGACAAAACCATCGCCTTTTTCGAACTGCTCGGCATGGTGAAAACCCGCCACTACGACAGCGAAGAAGGGCGTTTTTCACTCATTTTCATGGCGCCGCCGGATCAGCCTGACTGCCCGGTTGAACTCACCTATAACTGGGATGGCGACGACGAGCTGCCCTCCGACAGCCGCCATTTCGGACATCTCGCCTATGAGGTCGGCAATATCTACGACATGTGCCAACACCTTGCGGACAATGGTGTTGTCATCAACCGCCCACCGCGCGACGGGCGCATGGCGTTCATCCGCTCGCCCGACAATATCTCGATCGAACTGCTGCAAGAGGGCGACGCCCTGCCTCCGGCAGAACCTTGGGCTAGCATGGGCAATACCGGCCACTGGTAA
- a CDS encoding isovaleryl-CoA dehydrogenase translates to MFLGAMKFDLGEDVMAMQEMVHRWAQERIKPMAAEIDTKNEFPNELWKEFGDLGLLGVTTPEEYGGAEMSYLAHVIAVEEIARASASVSLSYGAHSNLCVNQIRRNATHEQKMKYLPKLISGEHVGALAMSEPNAGSDVVSMQLRADKKNDRFVLNGNKYWITNGPDADVLVVYAKTDMDAGPKGITAFLIEKDMVGFSTSNHFDKLGMRGSNTAELIFDDVEVPFENILGEEGKGVAVLMSGLDYERVVLSGIGTGIMAACLDEVMPYMVERKQFGRPIGEFQLMQGKIADMYTSMNSARAYVYEVAKACDRGEVTRQDAAACVLYASEEAMKVAHQAVQAFGGSGYLSDNPVGRIFRDAKLMEIGAGTSEIRRMLVGRELMGLMA, encoded by the coding sequence ATGTTCCTGGGCGCGATGAAATTCGATCTGGGCGAAGATGTGATGGCGATGCAGGAGATGGTGCATCGCTGGGCACAGGAGCGGATCAAGCCGATGGCGGCAGAGATCGACACGAAAAACGAATTTCCCAACGAGCTGTGGAAAGAGTTTGGCGATCTGGGCCTGTTGGGGGTGACCACGCCAGAGGAATATGGCGGCGCCGAGATGAGCTATCTTGCGCATGTGATCGCGGTCGAGGAAATCGCGCGGGCCAGCGCCAGTGTCAGCCTGAGCTATGGCGCGCATTCCAACCTTTGCGTCAACCAGATCCGGCGCAACGCGACCCATGAGCAGAAGATGAAATATCTGCCCAAGCTGATCAGCGGTGAGCATGTCGGCGCGTTGGCGATGAGCGAGCCGAATGCCGGGTCGGACGTGGTGAGCATGCAGTTGCGGGCCGACAAGAAGAACGACCGTTTTGTGCTGAACGGCAACAAATACTGGATCACCAACGGGCCGGATGCCGATGTTCTGGTGGTCTATGCCAAGACCGATATGGACGCAGGCCCCAAGGGGATCACCGCGTTTCTGATCGAAAAGGACATGGTCGGCTTTTCGACCAGCAACCATTTTGACAAGCTTGGGATGCGCGGATCGAACACGGCCGAGCTGATCTTTGACGATGTGGAAGTGCCGTTCGAGAACATCCTTGGCGAAGAGGGCAAGGGCGTTGCCGTTCTGATGTCGGGGCTGGATTACGAGCGCGTGGTGCTGAGCGGGATCGGCACCGGGATCATGGCGGCGTGCCTTGATGAGGTTATGCCCTATATGGTCGAGCGCAAGCAGTTTGGCCGCCCGATCGGGGAATTCCAGCTGATGCAGGGCAAGATCGCCGACATGTATACCTCGATGAATTCGGCGCGGGCCTATGTTTACGAAGTCGCCAAGGCGTGCGACCGGGGCGAGGTGACGCGACAGGATGCGGCGGCTTGTGTGCTTTATGCCAGCGAAGAGGCGATGAAGGTCGCGCATCAGGCGGTGCAGGCGTTTGGCGGCTCTGGCTATCTTAGCGACAACCCGGTGGGGCGGATTTTCCGCGATGCCAAGCTGATGGAGATCGGCGCGGGGACAAGCGAAATTCGCCGAATGCTGGTGGGCCGCGAATTGATGGGGCTTATGGCGTGA
- a CDS encoding nitronate monooxygenase: MSGYDPINTRLTERFGLEAPIVSAPMAFAAGGKLAAAVSRAGGLGLIGGGYGDAAWLEQEFTAAGNTRVGAGLITWRLAGREGVLEAMLARDPAAVFLSFGDIAPYAATIRAAGVPVIAQVQTLAMAREAVAAGADVIVAQGAEAGGHGATRGTMSLVPEVVDACADRALVLAAGGIADGRGLAAALMLGADGVVMGTRFWAAREAQVAEGFHSAAMGADGDATVRTSLPDIARGYDWPGGFNIRTLRNAWVERWEGDSEGLRDDAARAAYAEALAAGDATGAPAIVGEGIGMIGSVRPAGEIVAGVMQEARQALRRWQR; this comes from the coding sequence ATGAGCGGATATGACCCGATCAACACCCGCCTGACCGAGCGGTTCGGGCTGGAAGCGCCGATCGTCAGCGCGCCGATGGCTTTTGCCGCCGGGGGCAAGCTGGCGGCGGCGGTGAGCCGGGCCGGGGGGCTGGGGTTGATTGGCGGCGGATATGGCGACGCGGCGTGGCTGGAACAGGAGTTTACAGCGGCGGGAAACACGCGGGTTGGGGCGGGGCTTATCACCTGGCGGCTGGCGGGGCGCGAGGGCGTGCTGGAGGCGATGCTGGCGCGTGACCCGGCGGCGGTGTTTCTATCGTTTGGCGATATCGCGCCTTATGCCGCGACGATCCGCGCGGCCGGTGTGCCGGTGATTGCGCAGGTTCAGACGCTGGCCATGGCGCGCGAGGCTGTGGCGGCGGGGGCGGATGTGATCGTGGCGCAAGGCGCGGAAGCGGGCGGCCATGGGGCCACGCGCGGCACGATGAGCCTTGTCCCGGAAGTGGTGGATGCTTGTGCCGACCGGGCGCTGGTTCTGGCGGCGGGCGGGATTGCTGACGGGCGCGGATTGGCGGCGGCATTGATGTTGGGCGCGGATGGCGTGGTGATGGGCACGCGGTTTTGGGCCGCACGCGAGGCGCAGGTGGCCGAAGGGTTCCACAGCGCGGCGATGGGCGCGGATGGGGATGCCACGGTGCGCACCTCATTGCCCGATATTGCACGCGGCTATGACTGGCCCGGCGGGTTCAACATTCGCACGCTGCGCAACGCATGGGTGGAGCGTTGGGAAGGGGACAGCGAGGGGCTGCGCGATGATGCGGCGCGAGCGGCCTATGCCGAGGCGCTTGCCGCCGGGGATGCCACGGGTGCGCCGGCGATTGTGGGGGAGGGCATCGGCATGATCGGTTCGGTGCGCCCGGCCGGGGAGATTGTGGCGGGTGTGATGCAAGAGGCGCGTCAGGCGTTGCGCCGGTGGCAGCGGTGA
- a CDS encoding thermonuclease family protein: MMRAGMKTIGRALLLTGASVAAWLFVVRMEEQPGPTAEVGCVVSYVYDGDTVALSCDGREERARLVGFDTPETRNARCEAEAVAGKDATERLRALIAKGGVAFTRHGTDKYGRSLIRLSVGGVDVAETMIREDYAVAYSAGTRIDWCHKLEAA, translated from the coding sequence ATGATGCGGGCGGGTATGAAGACCATCGGGCGGGCGCTGTTGCTAACGGGGGCGAGCGTGGCGGCGTGGCTGTTTGTTGTGCGGATGGAAGAGCAACCGGGCCCCACGGCAGAGGTCGGCTGCGTTGTGAGCTATGTTTACGACGGTGATACCGTCGCGCTGAGCTGTGACGGGCGGGAAGAGCGGGCGCGGCTTGTCGGGTTTGATACGCCCGAAACCCGCAATGCCCGCTGCGAGGCCGAGGCCGTGGCGGGCAAAGATGCAACCGAGCGGCTGCGCGCCTTGATCGCCAAAGGTGGCGTGGCGTTTACGCGCCACGGGACCGATAAATACGGTCGCTCGCTGATCCGGTTGAGCGTTGGCGGCGTGGATGTGGCCGAGACTATGATCCGCGAAGATTATGCAGTGGCGTATTCCGCCGGCACACGGATTGATTGGTGTCACAAGTTGGAGGCGGCGTGA
- a CDS encoding cold-shock protein, protein MPNGTVKWFNQTKGYGFIEPEGGGNDVFVHISAVERSGLQGLNDDQKVSYDLIEGRDGREMAGDIKLL, encoded by the coding sequence ATGCCAAATGGCACCGTGAAGTGGTTTAACCAAACCAAAGGGTACGGGTTCATCGAACCCGAAGGCGGCGGCAATGATGTGTTTGTTCACATCTCAGCCGTGGAACGCTCAGGCCTTCAAGGCCTGAATGACGACCAGAAAGTCAGCTACGATTTGATCGAAGGCCGCGATGGCCGCGAAATGGCAGGCGACATAAAACTGCTCTGA
- a CDS encoding helix-turn-helix domain-containing protein — translation MTEQDADGWFDNESATLGDRITGAREAAGMTQKELAKRLGVKLTTIRSWENDMSEPRANKLSMLAGLLNVSMRWLLEGEGEGVSAPDEGVPLTEDALALLTEIRAMKVAANKTANRLGGLEKRLAAVLREQGLG, via the coding sequence ATGACCGAACAAGACGCTGACGGCTGGTTTGACAATGAAAGCGCCACTCTGGGCGACCGGATCACCGGCGCGCGTGAAGCGGCGGGGATGACCCAAAAAGAGCTGGCCAAGCGGTTGGGCGTGAAGCTGACCACGATCCGCAGTTGGGAAAACGACATGTCCGAGCCGCGCGCCAACAAGCTTTCGATGCTGGCGGGCCTGTTGAATGTGTCGATGCGCTGGCTGTTGGAAGGCGAGGGCGAAGGGGTGAGCGCCCCGGACGAGGGCGTGCCTCTGACCGAGGACGCATTGGCGCTTTTGACTGAGATTCGCGCCATGAAGGTGGCGGCGAACAAAACGGCGAACCGTCTGGGCGGGTTGGAAAAACGCCTTGCCGCTGTGTTGCGGGAGCAAGGCCTTGGGTGA
- a CDS encoding succinate dehydrogenase assembly factor 2: MQMRSMRRGTKEMDLILMRFVAARLDGMDEAGLDAYDDLLNENDQGLYRWVSGQAKAPAHVAPLISEIQAVIDAR, encoded by the coding sequence ATGCAGATGCGCTCGATGCGGCGCGGCACCAAGGAGATGGACCTGATCCTGATGCGCTTTGTTGCGGCGCGGCTGGACGGGATGGATGAGGCCGGGCTTGATGCCTATGACGATCTGTTGAACGAGAACGATCAGGGCCTCTATCGTTGGGTCAGCGGACAGGCAAAAGCGCCGGCACATGTGGCCCCTTTGATCAGCGAGATACAGGCCGTGATCGACGCAAGATAG